The Candidatus Omnitrophota bacterium nucleotide sequence GGCAAGTATTCTTGAAAAAAGGAATGATTGGATTTAAGGGAGAATTTTCTACGCTATTAATTCATATTATGCAGAATCCTTTTATTATTCTTGGCTTTTTCTTTTATCTTTTAAGCAGTCTTATCTGGTTAGTGATTCTTTCTAGGGTCGATTTAAGTTACGCATATCCTATGTTAAGCTTGGGTTACATTGTGATTGTTTTTCTCTCCTGGTTAATTTTTAAGGAAAATATTACCTTTTGGCGCTGGGCGGGGGTAGTTTTAATTTCTTTTGGCATAGGTTTATTGCAGAAATAAGTTTAATTAGCTTCTATATCTTAGGTATGGTATAATAACTTTGCTATGAAAAAATTTATAATCTTTAGCATCTTTCTCCTGATTATTAATTTAAATCTCCTCTTTGCTGAAGGAGAAGTTTCTTCTTTACTTATAGCCCGTGAAAAAGATTATCAAGTAGAGAGATTAAGAAAATGGCTCGGAAATAACTTCCCTGAAATAGAAATAAAGCTACTTGATTTTGATGCAAAAGAAGCAAAGGAAATTTTATCCTTTTTAAAATTAGATTTTATTCCTGCAGTAGTTTTTGAAAATCCTTCTTTATCCGAGGAGACGATAAAGAAGTTTCGAATTATCACCGAGGAAAACTATGCATACATTCCTCGCGAAGTCCTTAGGAGAATAGTAAGTTTGGAATTATATAAGCGGGAACTTATTCCCAATAGGTTAGAGATTTTCAGTATGAGTTTCTGCCCTTACAGTAATAGGGCAGAGAAGCGTTTAATTAATTATTTAAAAATCAGTAAATTAAATAATATAGATTTTAAAATTCACTATCTGGTGAATCTTAAAGAAGGTAAATTGGATGCTCTTCATGGTTTGAGAGAATTGAATGAGAACCGGAGAAGAGTAGTCATACAAAAATACTGGCCGAATAAGCTCTTTGATTATCTTTTATTACGTGATAAATATTCTTATCGACAAGCAATTAGAACCTTGGGAATAGGTTACGCTGAGCTAAAGGAAAAGTTGGTTGAGGCAGATAAGCTTTTACTCCAAGATTATCAATACGCAAAGGAGTTAAATATTCATGCTTCTCCCACTTTTTTATGGCAGAATAAGTTTTTAATTTCCAGCCTTGAACAACTGACGATGTTCTCTCCTTTTGACAAAGAGCACAAAATAGAAGAGCCAAACGCGGTGGTTGAAAAGAACATAAAAATACTTATGTTTTTTTCTCCCAAATGTCATGCCTGCCATAAGGTAAAGGAGGAATTTCTACCGGAAATTATCACCAAATACAAAAATTTGGTGGAAATAGTTTATTATAATATAGAAGAACCACAGAATTTTAGTTATTTAATGGAATTAGAAGAAAAATACGGTATTCTTGAGTCGGGGTCTATTCCCAAGATTTTTGTTGGTAATAACGTTCTAGTTGGAGCAGGTCAGATAAGGGAAAGTTTAGAAAAGATTATTCTCAAAGTTTCTGGAGAAAAGATGGTTTCTGTAACCAAGGAAAAGACAGATGAGAAAATTCCTGAAAGAATTATTAATCTCTTTAAAACCTTTACCTTTGGGACAATCATTTGGGCAGGATTAATTGACGGGATTAATCCTTGTGCCTTTACTACTTTAGTCTTTTTTCTATCATTCTTAAGTTTTGCGGGTTATCGTAAAAGAGAAGTTTTTTATCTGGGAACATTCTTTATTTTAAGCATCTTCTTAACTTATTTTTTTCTGGGCTTAGGAATTTTTAAATTCATTACGCAACTAAAAATATATCATACCTTAGTAGAAATCTTCTATATGCTAGTAGGCATCTTGGTAATCATCCTTGCTTTGATTAATTTCCTTGAATTCTTCCGTTATAGAAAGACAAAAAATCTTGAAGATATAAAATTGAAACTTCCTCACGCTATTAAATGGCGAATTCAATCAATTATTGGAAGAGGATATAGAAAAGAAAAAGGCACAGAAGAAAAACCAATAGGTATATTGAGACTTGTCTTATTAAGTTTAGTGATTGGTTTTATCGTCTCTATTCTGGAATCAGTTTGCACGGGGCAAGTGTATTTGCCGACGATAACTTTTATTACTAAAGTTTCTGAGTTTAGAGTAAGAGCAATGCTTTATCTCTTTATTTATAATCTAATGTTTATTTTGCCGCTGGTAGTTATCTTTGTATTAGTGCTCTATGGACTGACTTCGGAGCGTTTTGCTAAGTTTGCTCAGCGGCATTTGGCAAAGATAAAATTACTTACAGCAATATTTTTCCTTGGTCTGTTTGTTTTACTCTGGAAATTGAG carries:
- a CDS encoding EamA family transporter produces the protein MKPFFLILISVILGVIGQVFLKKGMIGFKGEFSTLLIHIMQNPFIILGFFFYLLSSLIWLVILSRVDLSYAYPMLSLGYIVIVFLSWLIFKENITFWRWAGVVLISFGIGLLQK